Proteins encoded by one window of Salvia splendens isolate huo1 chromosome 14, SspV2, whole genome shotgun sequence:
- the LOC121763556 gene encoding putative germin-like protein 2-1, with translation MKIAFGLCFILLVSIAYASDPGQLQDFCVAVPDSASAVFVNGKFCKNPNMVVADDFLFQGLNNAGNTSNNLGSFVTPVNVNQLEGLNTLGVSMARLDFAPYGLNPPHTHPRATEAFLLVEGTLYVGFVTSNPADPTTQKNKLFTKYLNPGDVFVFPQGLIHFQFNVGKTNAVAFAGFGSQNPGTITIANAVFGSDPKINPDVLAKAFQVEKNIIDYLQAQFWYNNN, from the exons atgaagatAGCTTTTGGTTTGTGCTTCATTCTTCTTGTTTCGATCGCATATGCATCAGATCCAGGCCAGCTTCAGGATTTCTGCGTTGCTGTTCCTGATTCCGCCTCTGCAG TTTTTGTGAATGGAAAGTTTTGCAAGAACCCGAACATGGTGGTCGCGGATGATTTCCTTTTCCAGGGTCTAAACAATGCCGGAAATACATCCAATAACCTCGGATCATTCGTGACACCGGTGAACGTCAACCAGCTTGAAGGCCTCAACACTCTGGGCGTTTCCATGGCCCGCCTCGACTTCGCCCCTTACGGGCTCAACCCGCCCCACACCCATCCGCGTGCTACTGAGGCCTTTCTTTTGGTGGAAGGCACTCTGTACGTGGGGTTCGTCACTTCCAACCCGGCCGATCCCACCACCCAGAAGAACAAACTCTTCACCAAGTATTTGAACCCGGGAGATGTCTTCGTCTTCCCACAAGGTCTCATCCATTTCCAGTTCAATGTTGGAAAGACCAACGCGGTCGCATTTGCTGGCTTCGGCAGCCAGAATCCGGGTACCATCACCATTGCCAACGCGGTGTTCGGGTCGGACCCTAAGATTAACCCGGATGTGTTGGCCAAGGCTTTCCAGGTTGAGAAGAACATCATCGATTACCTTCAGGCTCAATTTTGGTACAACAATAACTAA
- the LOC121765139 gene encoding germin-like protein subfamily 1 member 15 has product MKMSFGLCSLFLVFWLASIAYASDPSQLQDFCVAVPDAKNAVFVNGKFCKNPNMVVADDFLFQGLNKAGNTSNNLGSVVTPVNVNQLEGLNTLGVSMARVIKSRRIRNEQATIARMNEELDL; this is encoded by the exons atgaagaTGAGTTTTGGATTGTGCTCCTTATTTCTTGTTTTTTGGTTGGCTTCAATTGCATATGCATCAGATCCATCCCAGCTTCAGGATTTCTGCGTTGCTGTTCCTGATGCCAAAAATGCTG TTTTTGTGAATGGGAAGTTTTGCAAGAACCCGAACATGGTGGTCGCCGATGATTTCCTTTTCCAGGGTCTAAACAAGGCCGGAAACACATCCAATAACCTCGGATCAGTCGTGACACCGGTCAACGTCAACCAGCTCGAAGGCCTCAACACTCTCGGCGTTTCCATGGCTCGTGTTATAAAATCAAGACGTATCAGGAATGAACAAGCCACAATTGCAAGAATGAATGAAGAACTTGATTTGTGA
- the LOC121764440 gene encoding germin-like protein subfamily 1 member 7, giving the protein MDAELVDSIFTARLDFAPNGINPPHTHPRATEAFLLVEGTLYVGFVTSNPADPTTQKNKLFTKYLHPGDVFVFPQGLIHFQFNVGKTNAVAFASFGSQNPGTITVANAVFGSDPKINPDVLAKAFQVEKNIIDYLQAQFWSNYN; this is encoded by the exons ATGGA CGCCGAGCTCGTGGATTCCATCTTCACAGCTCGCCTCGACTTCGCCCCTAACGGGATCAACCCGCCCCACACCCATCCGCGTGCTACTGAAGCCTTCCTTTTGGTGGAAGGCACTCTCTACGTGGGGTTCGTCACTTCCAACCCGGCCGATCCCACCACCCAGAAGAACAAGCTCTTCACCAAGTACTTGCACCCGGGAGATGTGTTCGTCTTCCCACAAGGTCTCATTCACTTCCAGTTCAACGTCGGAAAGACCAACGCGGTTGCATTTGCCAGCTTCGGGAGCCAGAATCCGGGTACCATAACCGTTGCCAATGCGGTGTTCGGGTCGGACCCAAAGATCAACCCGGATGTGTTGGCCAAGGCTTTCCAGGTTGAGAAGAACATCATCGATTACCTCCAGGCCCAATTCTGGTCCAACTATAACTAA